GCAGCGGGGCCAGGCCGAGGATGATACTGGTGGGGTAACACCCCGGGTTGGCGACCAGCCGGGCGGCGCGGATCGCCTCCCGGTGCAGTTCCGGCAGGCCGTACACTGCTTCGGCCAGGTATTGCTTGGCCGCGTGCGGCTGGTACCACTCTTCATATACCGCGGGATCGTGGATCCGGAAGTCGGCGGACAGATCCACCACCTTGCATCCGGCATCCAACAGAGCGGGAACGATATTCATCGCGGTCTGGTGCGGTACCGCGGTAAAAAAGAGATCCGCGGCCTTGGCCAGGGATGCCGGCTCGGCATCAACACAGGCGAGGTCAACGATGTTTTTAAGATTGGGATAGACCGCGCTTAAGGGCTGTCCCTTATATCGGCGGGAGGTGACAACGGTCAGCTCGACCCCGGAATGAAGGGCCAGGATTCGCGCCAGCTCCACCCCGGTGTAACCGGACGCACCGATTATTCCGACCTTGACCATTTCCTTGATCTCCTTAATAGAGTTTATCGCGGTCCGCATCCCGGCCCGTTCCCGGGTAACTGATCACAGGGGGTGTAACTTCACGGTATCACTACCCCTCAAACCTGTGATTGCCTTTCCCGGGGTGGAAACAAAAACAGGGAAAGACAAACACTCTTGTCTTCCCCTGGAGTCCGTAGCCGGATAAGCACGGCGGCAAACCGATCGGTATGCCCTTAGCGCTTGGAAAACTGGAACTTTGCCCTGGCCCCCTTCTGGCCGTACTTCTTCCGTTCCTTGGTACGCGGGTCGCGGGTCAGCAGGCCGGCCTTTTTCAGGGTCAGCCGGAACTCAGGGTTGACTTCGAGCAGGGCCCGGGAAATCCCGTGGCGCAGGGCCTCGGCCTGGGCCGCCTTGCCGCCGCCGCGCAGGGTGGCGACCACATCGAACTGGGTCTCGGTTTCAGTGGTGGCAAAGGGTTTCTCCACCTTCTGCCGGGTGTAGCCGGCGCCGAAATAGTCCTCAACGGATTTCTTGTTAACGACAATCCGGCCATTGCCCGGTTTAACCCAGACCCGGGCCACGGCGTTCTTTCTCTTCCCGGTCGCGTAATGCCTCTGTTCAGCCATTCCTTTATCTCTCCAAATATGCAGTTGCCCGCTCGATCTCTACAAAAGCCTAGATGGCCAGCGCCACCGGTTGCTGGGCCTCATGGGGATGCTCGCCGCCGGCATAGACCTTGAGTTTCTTCAACTGGGCCCGGCCCAGGGTGTTCTTGGGAAGCATCCCCTTGACCGCGGCCCGGATGAGTTCTTCCGGTTTCTTTTCCAGCACCTCTTTGG
This genomic interval from Desulfobacterales bacterium contains the following:
- the rpsI gene encoding 30S ribosomal protein S9 → MAEQRHYATGKRKNAVARVWVKPGNGRIVVNKKSVEDYFGAGYTRQKVEKPFATTETETQFDVVATLRGGGKAAQAEALRHGISRALLEVNPEFRLTLKKAGLLTRDPRTKERKKYGQKGARAKFQFSKR